One Malania oleifera isolate guangnan ecotype guangnan chromosome 10, ASM2987363v1, whole genome shotgun sequence genomic region harbors:
- the LOC131166086 gene encoding elongation factor 2, with the protein MVKFTAEELRRIMDYKHNIRNMSVIAHVDHGKSTLTDSLVAAAGIIAQEVAGDVRMTDTRQDEAERGITIKSTGISLYYEMSDESLKSYKGERQGNEYLINLIDSPGHVDFSSEVTAALRITDGALVVVDCIEGVCVQTETVLRQALGERIRPVLTVNKMDRCFLELQVDGEEAYQTFQRVIENANVIMATYEDPLLGDVQVYPEKGTVAFSAGLHGWAFTLTNFAKMYASKFKVDEAKMMERLWGENFFDPATKKWTSKNTGSPTCKRGFVQFCYEPIKQIINTCMNDQKDKLWPMLQKLGVVMKAEEKELMGKALMKRVMQTWLPASSALLEMMVFHLPSPATAQKYRVENLYEGPLDDQYANAVRNCDPDGPLMLYVSKMIPASDKGRFFAFGRVFSGRVSTGLKVRIMGPNYVPGEKKDLYVKSVQRTVIWMGKKQETVEDVPCGNTVAMVGLDQYITKNATLTNEKEVDAHPIRAMKFSVSPVVRVAVQCKVASDLPKLVEGLKRLAKSDPMVVCTIEESGEHIIAGAGELHLEICLKDLQDDFMGGAEIVKSDPVVSFRETVLEKSCRTVMSKSPNKHNRLYMEARPLEEGLAEAIDDGRIGPRDDPKVRSKILAEEFGWDKDLAKKIWCFGPETTGPNMVVDMCKGVQYLNEIKDSVVAGFQWASKEGALAEENMRGICFEVCDVVLHADAIHRGGGQVIPTARRVIYASQLTAKPRLLEPVYLVEIQAPEQALGGIYSVLNQKRGHVFEELQRPGTPLYNIKAYLPVVESFGFSSTLRAATSGQAFPQCVFDHWDMMASDPLEAGSQAATLVSAIRKRKGLKEQMTPLSDFEDKL; encoded by the exons ATG GTGAAGTTTACAGCTGAGGAGCTCCGTCGGATTATGGACTATAAGCATAACATTCGTAACATGTCTGTTATTGCTCATGTCGATCATG GGAAATCAACACTTACCGATTCCCTTGTTGCTGCTGCGGGTATCATTGCTCAAGAAGTTGCAGGTGATGTCCGGATGACAGATACCCGCCAGGATGAAGCAGAGCGCGGTATCACAATTAAATCTACTGGTATTTCTCTCTACTATGAGATGAGTGATGAGTCACTGAAGAGCTACAAGGGAGAGCGACAAGGAAATGAGTATCTTATCAATCTTATTGATTCCCCCGGGCATGTTGACTTTTCATCTGAGGTCACTGCAGCACTTCGTATTACTGATGGTGCACTTGTGGTGGTAGATTGTATTGAAGGTGTTTGTGTCCAAACTGAAACTGTCCTCCGCCAGGCCCTTGGAGAAAGGATACGGCCTGTCTTAACTGTTAATAAGATGGACAGATGTTTCCTTGAGCTTCAGGTTGACGGGGAGGAGGCTTACCAAACATTCCAAAGAGTAATTGAGAATGCAAATGTCATTATGGCGACATATGAGGATCCCCTTCTAGGTGATGTGCAGGTGTACCCTGAGAAAGGAACTGTTGCCTTTTCTGCTGGTTTGCATGGTTGGGCTTTTACTCTGACCAACTTTGCAAAGATGTATGCCTCAAAGTTTAAGGTGGATGAGGCAAAAATGATGGAAAGGCTGTGGGGCGAGAATTTCTTTGACCCTGCTACCAAAAAATGGACTAGCAAGAATACTGGTTCCCCTACCTGCAAGCGTGGTTTTGTTCAGTTCTGTTACGAACCCATTAAGCAGATCATCAACACTTGCATGAATGATCAGAAGGACAAGTTGTGGCCTATGCTGCAGAAGCTTGGTGTGGTCATGAAGGCTGAAGAGAAGGAGTTGATGGGGAAAGCGCTGATGAAGCGTGTCATGCAGACTTGGCTTCCTGCTAGCTCTGCTCTCCTGGAAATGATGGTTTTTCACCTCCCTTCACCTGCCACGGCACAGAAGTACCGTGTTGAGAACTTGTACGAGGGACCTCTTGATGATCAATATGCCAATGCTGTTAGAAACTGTGATCCTGATGGCCCTCTTATGCTCTATGTTTCAAAGATGATTCCTGCATCCGATAAAGGTCGATTCTTTGCTTTTGGTCGTGTTTTCTCTGGGAGGGTGTCAACAGGTTTGAAAGTCAGAATCATGGGTCCAAATTATGTTCCTGGGGAGAAGAAAGACTTGTACGTGAAGAGTGTTCAGAGAACTGTTATTTGGATGGGAAAGAAGCAGGAAACAGTTGAGGATGTTCCCTGTGGTAACACAGTTGCCATGGTTGGTTTGGATCAATACATCACTAAGAATGCAACCTTGACAAATGAGAAGGAAGTTGATGCCCATCCGATCCGAGCCATGAAGTTCTCTGTCTCGCCTGTCGTCCGTGTGGCTGTGCAGTGCAAAGTGGCATCTGACCTTCCCAAACTTGTTGAAGGTCTGAAGCGGTTGGCAAAGTCCGATCCTATGGTGGTTTGTACTATTGAGGAGTCTGGGGAGCACATTATTGCTGGTGCTGGAGAACTCCACCTTGAAATCTGTTTGAAGGATTTGCAGGACGATTTCATGGGTGGAGCTGAGATTGTAAAATCAGACCCTGTAGTGTCATTTCGGGAGACTGTTCTTGAGAAGTCATGCCGAACCGTGATGAGCAAGTCTCCCAACAAGCACAACCGTTTATATATGGAAGCCAGACCGCTGGAAGAAGGGCTTGCTGAGGCTATTGATGATGGCCGTATTGGTCCAAGGGATGATCCTAAAGTTCGTTCCAAGATCTTGGCTGAGGAGTTTGGCTGGGACAAGGATCTTGCAAAGAAGATCTGGTGTTTTGGTCCAGAAACCACCGGCCCTAACATGGTTGTTGATATGTGTAAGGGTGTTCAGTATCTTAATGAAATCAAGGATTCTGTTGTTGCTGGGTTCCAGTGGGCGTCAAAGGAAGGTGCATTGGCTGAAGAAAATATGAGGGGTATATGCTTTGAAGTGTGTGATGTTGTTCTCCATGCTGATGCCATTCACAGAGGTGGCGGTCAGGTCATTCCTACTGCTAGGCGGGTTATTTATGCTTCCCAATTGACGGCCAAGCCACGGCTCTTGGAGCCTGTGTACTTGGTGGAGATTCAAGCACCAGAGCAGGCCCTTGGTGGCATCTACAGCGTCCTGAATCAGAAACGTGGGCATGTATTTGAGGAGTTACAAAGGCCTGGAACCCCGCTGTACAACATAAAGGCATATCTTCCTGTGGTTGAGTCGTTTGGATTCTCAAGCACATTGAGAGCTGCAACCTCTGGGCAGGCTTTTCCGCAGTGTGTGTTTGATCACTGGGATATGATGGCTTCTGATCCGTTGGAGGCTGGTTCACAGGCTGCAACTTTAGTCTCGGCCATCCGCAAGAGGAAGGGATTGAAGGAGCAGATGACTCCTCTCTCTGATTTCGAAGACAAGCTATAA